One cyanobiont of Ornithocercus magnificus DNA segment encodes these proteins:
- a CDS encoding acetylglutamate kinase produces MPTIHSYSCPEVTENTLRVSVLSEALPYIQRFSGCRIVIKYGGAAMACTELRNAVFRDIALMSTVGMRPIVVHGGGPEINQWLRRLKIPAKFRDGLRVTDADTMDVVEMVLVGRINKQIVNGLNRLGALSVGFSGSDGSLIEARTWGNGSYGLVGEVAKVNPDVLEPLLRRGYVPVISSVAAAQDGRSHNINADTVAGELAAALDAEKLILLTDTAGILRNQDDPGSLIRELRLAEARSLIHQGVVAGGMTPKTECCIRALAQGVTAAHIIDGRIPHALLLEVFTDDGLGTMVIGRG; encoded by the coding sequence GTGCCCACCATTCATTCATACAGCTGTCCTGAAGTCACTGAAAATACTCTGAGAGTTTCAGTACTTAGCGAAGCGCTCCCCTACATCCAGCGCTTCAGCGGATGTCGGATCGTAATCAAGTACGGTGGCGCAGCTATGGCTTGTACTGAACTCCGGAACGCTGTCTTCCGAGATATTGCCCTAATGAGCACCGTAGGTATGCGACCTATCGTGGTTCATGGTGGTGGACCCGAGATTAACCAGTGGCTACGTCGTCTCAAAATCCCGGCCAAGTTTCGTGATGGCCTCCGAGTGACCGACGCGGACACAATGGATGTGGTAGAGATGGTACTTGTCGGTCGCATCAACAAACAGATCGTCAATGGTCTGAATCGTCTTGGAGCTCTTTCCGTCGGCTTCAGTGGCAGTGATGGATCTCTGATCGAAGCAAGAACATGGGGCAACGGTAGCTATGGCTTAGTTGGTGAGGTAGCCAAGGTAAATCCTGATGTTCTCGAACCTCTGCTAAGGCGCGGATACGTGCCGGTAATCTCTAGCGTGGCAGCTGCTCAAGACGGTCGCTCTCACAACATCAATGCAGACACTGTAGCTGGAGAGCTAGCGGCAGCCCTAGATGCCGAGAAGCTAATCTTGCTAACCGATACAGCGGGTATCTTGAGAAACCAGGATGACCCTGGCTCTCTGATCCGTGAACTGCGGCTGGCAGAGGCGCGAAGCCTTATTCATCAAGGAGTTGTCGCTGGTGGTATGACTCCCAAGACTGAATGCTGTATTCGGGCTTTGGCACAAGGTGTGACAGCTGCACATATTATCGACGGTCGTATTCCGCATGCCTTGTTGCTAGAGGTGTTCACCGATGATGGTCTTGGCACAATGGTCATCGGACGTGGTTGA